The Impatiens glandulifera chromosome 3, dImpGla2.1, whole genome shotgun sequence genome contains a region encoding:
- the LOC124929535 gene encoding oxalate--CoA ligase, whose protein sequence is MADLTITGLLKSVAAEFPSRRAISVPGKFDVTHSQLQELIDRAACRLVAAGVKPGEVVALTFPNTLELVIMFLAVIRARATAAPLNQAYTAEEFEFYLSDSGSKLLLTNKEGNEPAQTAAKKLEIQHVTAELPQIDSEIVLSQTNSKSEIESVSDIVNDPNDVALFLHTSGTTSRPKGVPLTQLNLASSVNNIKSVYKLTESDSTVIVLPLFHVHGLMAGLLSSLAAGASVTLPAAGRFSASTFWPDMNNYKATWYTAVPTIHQIILERHSSKPEPVYPKLRFIRSCSASLAPTILAKLEEAFNAPVLEAYAMTEATHLMSSNPLPEVGPHKPGSVGKPIGQEMAILDESGVEQDAGKNGEVCIRGPNVTKGYKNNPEANKTAFGFGWFHTGDIGYFDSDGYLHLVGRIKELINRGGEKISPIEVDAVLLSHPDVAQAVAFGVPDDKYGEEINCAIIPREGSNIDEEEVTRFCKKNLAAFKVPKRVFITDSVPKTATGKIQRRIVAEHFLAQISTAKVPKFGA, encoded by the exons ATGGCCGATTTGACGATCACCGGATTACTCAAAAGCGTTGCCGCCGAGTTTCCATCTCGTAGGGCGATTTCCGTTCCCGGAAAATTCGATGTTACGCATTCACAGCTTCAGGAGCTAATTGATCGAGCCGCTTGCCGCCTTGTCGCAGCTGGAGTTAAGCCTGGTGAGGTCGTGGCTCTCACATTTCCGAACACACTCGAG CTTGTGATAATGTTTTTGGCTGTAATTCGAGCTCGAGCCACCGCTGCGCCGCTGAATCAGGCTTACACCGCCGAGGAGTTCGAATTTTACTTATCGGATTCAGGATCTAAGCTTCTATTGACAAACAAGGAAGGAAATGAGCCGGCTCAAACTGCAGCGAAGAAGCTAGAAATTCAACACGTTACCGCTGAATTGCCGCAAATTGACTCGGAAATCGTTCTTTCACAAACGAATTCGAAATCGGAGATTGAATCTGTTTCGGATATCGTGAACGACCCCAACGATGTTGCTTTATTCCTTCACACATCAGGAACTACGAGTCGGCCAAAAGGCGTGCCGCTGACTCAGCTCAATTTGGCTTCTTCCGTGAATAACATCAAATCGGTCTACAAACTCACCGAATCTGACTCCACCGTCATTGTCCTACCCCTGTTCCATGTACATGGATTGATGGCCGGATTGCTTAGCTCACTGGCTGCCGGAGCCTCCGTAACCTTGCCTGCAGCTGGTAGATTCTCTGCATCGACGTTCTGGCCAGACATGAATAACTATAAAGCGACCTGGTACACAGCAGTCCCGACCATACACCAGATCATCCTGGAACGCCATTCCAGCAAACCCGAACCCGTTTACCCAAAGCTCCGGTTCATTCGAAGCTGCAGCGCATCTCTAGCCCCGACAATATTGGCGAAGCTGGAGGAGGCGTTTAATGCGCCGGTTCTAGAGGCCTATGCGATGACTGAAGCAACCCACTTAATGTCTTCCAACCCGTTGCCCGAAGTTGGCCCGCACAAACCCGGGTCTGTTGGGAAGCCTATAGGTCAAGAGATGGCTATCTTGGACGAGAGTGGCGTTGAACAAGATGCTGGTAAAAACGGGGAAGTTTGTATTAGGGGACCCAATGTAACAAAAGGATATAAGAACAATCCAGAAGCCAACAAAACTGCATTCGGTTTCGGGTGGTTCCACACAGGAGATATCGGGTATTTTGATTCGGACGGGTATTTACATCTTGTGGGTCGGATAAAGGAACTTATTAACAGAGGag GAGAGAAGATATCACCAATTGAAGTGGATGCAGTTCTCTTATCTCATCCTGATGTTGCCCAAGCTGTTGCTTTTGGAGTTCCAGATGACAAATATGGGGAAGAG ATCAATTGTGCAATTATTCCAAGAGAAGGTTCAAACATTGATGAGGAAGAGGTGACAAGATTCTGTAAGAAGAACCTTGCTGCATTCAAGGTTCCGAAGAGGGTATTTATAACTGATTCAGTGCCAAAGACAGCAACAGGAAAAATTCAAAGGCGTATAGTGGCTGAACATTTCCTTGCTCAGATCTCAACAGCTAAAGTCCCCAAATTTGGagcctaa
- the LOC124932815 gene encoding heavy metal-associated isoprenylated plant protein 31 — MSAVEVRVPNLDCEGCASKLRKALYKLKGVEEIEIDMETQKITVRGYGLEEKKVLRAIKRTGKAAELWPYPTHHHFSSFYKYPTQIIGHYYDTSRNVAPSNVYSFFHTPSVYSVAIASDEAVASIFSDDNPHACTIM, encoded by the exons ATGTCT GCAGTGGAGGTTAGAGTGCCAAACTTGGACTGTGAAGGATGTGCTTCAAAGCTGAGAAAGGCTCTGTATAAGCTAAAAGGAGTGGAGGAGATAGAGATAGATATGGAGACTCAGAAGATAACGGTGAGAGGATATGGTTTAGAGGAGAAGAAGGTTTTGAGAGCGATTAAACGGACAGGGAAAGCGGCCGAGCTATGGCCTTACCCGACCCATCATCATTTCTCTTCCTTTTACAAGTACCCGACACAAATTATTGGACATTACTATGATACGTCCAGGAACGTTGCTCCTTCCAATGTCTACTCTTTTTTTCATACGCCCTCTGTTTACTCCGTCGCTATTGCTTCTGATGAAGCCGTAGCTTCTATTTTTAGCGACGATAACCCTCATGCTTGCACTATTATGTGA